CGGAAAATCCTGTAGCTTAAGGGAGGTAGGCACGACAAGCCGTCACTTCCCTGCCCACTGAAACGCCACACCACGACCACGCTCTGCCACCAaactgaaaggagagaaagaaaaaagggggaagaaaagatgatagaTATTGCTGTCAGTGGCCGCAGACACCTGAGTCGCGGCGAGGCAGAAGTGAggtttagaagatgaaaaatagtGGTCGTATGAAAGAAACCtgagaaaaaaatcagataCACGACGGAGAGAATGTTGCAGATATCAGCGAATATGTACGAGCAAAGAAAAGCGAGAGGAGTTGTCAATATACTTTCACTTGCTGCTACTTGAACGAGGCTTCACCTGGAAATGTTTCCAGTGCTTGGCGAAGTGGATGTTTTCTGAGGTAAATTCAAGTCCACTGGTGATCGCAATTTGGGTAATATTTGATTATGTAAAGCgtccatttttacttttttagcGAGAGGGGAGAATCTTAATAACTGTCAAGTGCTGTGGAGGCACGGAGGGAAGTGGTCAGAAAGGACAGTTTGTGACGGCGACCTGAAGGGCAAATGTTGAGATTCAGCAGCAAGCTTTATTCATCTCAAGCATCATATCTGCTAAATGCATCACGCTGCTTCCTACTACTGACTTTCGACTACTTCCCTGACTTTATAACTATGGTCTTCCAGATTATGTGTCAGGAAAGTAGTAGAGAACATAGAACACAAATCAGTCACGGGTCATTAGTTCTAAAGGCATTTTAAATCGCTTCGGactctcatgattttttttttctttaaagactacaaatatataattaatatggctctcatgggtattttttcattaatgatttagaatccttgttaagctATCACTATAATTATGAGAATATAATCAAAAACCCCCAAAATCTCGCTAGAGCCTGTTGAAACTAGTAGATGAGACTCCGATACGTCTTTGAATGCAGTCCAAGATTTAGAGCACAGTTTCATCAAGATGGCGGTGACAGCTCAATTTTTAAGTACGTACAAAGTGCACTTACATGTGTGACAAGTGGTGCGTGTGCCTGGTCAGGGACGTCACTGCATTACCTACGAGTtgtgacaaacaaacaacaaattaTTTCCTTGACATGTAAAGACAATTAAACAGcgtgagagaaaagtaaaagcgCATCCTTTAGGCGCCTCGATAAGAAACACCAAGAGCCAAACACAAGCTGGAGAAGACTTTTCTTGCGACAAACAACTTTCCTCACCCTCTGTCCTCTACGACTCTACGATATACGAGTACACAGACCTCATATTTGCAGAGAGGGGGTTGAGTGTAGGTCCTTCCTGTGAAAGCTATGGGAGTGTGTGTACACGATGAGGGAAGAGTGTGGCGACGAGTGAGCTCCGAGGCATAAGCAAACACCTGCCCGAGACGAGGCAGGTGAGAGAAATAATGTGTCATTGTTTCCCAGGTAAAGAGATTATTGAACGATGCGCACATATTctattaaattaaaaaaaagtaaataaacttgaaagaaaaaaacttagaCTGTACTTCCAAACGTCTCTGGTTTTTATCTCAACTACTTTCACTTGAAGTTACTGGAAaatttttagggtgttttcaagatctaattgaTCGTTCAACAAGGATTTTGCCCATCAGTAGGAAATAAAAACGAAACCGAGTCATtaggcagtaaaaaaaaaaaaaaaagacaaatttatggatgaggatgatagttgGAAATAGGTGGGTACATGTGTAGGTCCGATGACTTGttccagcttcccttgttttcttatataactAATCACCtgcagcctttgaaaatggtcctgATGAGACAGTAGTGTTCAAGAATGCAAACCTTAATGTGTGGTAGTTTAATCAAATGAAACcccaagataataataaaaaaaaaatcacatcgcTGCACACCTTTAATTACAGAACAAGTAGCACACGTCACTAAAGGAACACCGGGAAATGTCAACCTACTTTGCCCTTGAGATGTTTCGAGCTGCGCTTTGAAGATGAGTTtagttagatgaggttagattaggttcacatctatattttttctttgtaagaGGACTCTTGgccaaagacaagaaaagactgaaaaagatCCACTGAAATGGCAATCCTAACAGAAATTtgtcaaataaaataaaatacgagaAGCGACTTTAAACTGGCAGCTTAACTAACTGacctaacataacaaagagggaagtttcaagacactcctatttttttttttttataattctttgGCGTTACTCTTTGAGGAATGATTCCTTCAGAAGGCCTTTTCCCAATCTTTTTGTAGCCCTTGGTATGAGCCTTTTttacacaaaacaaaatacgaAAACTTAAGGTTGAGAGCATGTGATAAAGGCAATGGAAGCGAACGCAATTGTTACTCAGCTATTGATCATGACCATACAACCAGTTAAATGCATCGTCACAAGCTTTTATCCCTCCGTTTCTAATTTGCCATGCCATAAAAAATTGTTCAATATTAATTAGAGCGGCATGATTGTTTCCGCTGCACCGACATCAGTGTTCTCACCCCTCTCACCCGTGCACCCGTCCTATACTCCAGCGCCCTCTTGTCTCGCCCTTTTACTCCGCCACCCTTTGCTTCATCACCACGTCACTTTGAATCCTCATCATTCGGATATAAAacgtttaacattttttttttttgtctctctctctctctctctctctctctctctctctctctctctctctctctttctctttctctttctctttctctttctctttctctctctctctctctctctctctctctctctctctctctctctctctttactcattAATACATTCGCAAATGGTCCATCGACCCCCTGTCTGAAACTTCTTGTAGAACAGCATCGTAATGCCTCCTCTGGCTAGCATTTCCTGTGCATCAAGTCTGCCACCAGAGGCCCATTACGCAAGGTCGGGACGTGTTGAGGAAGGGCTGCGTCAGACTTAGTTTATTACCTTCCTGCCGTGTTATTCTAGGTAGTGGGATGTCTTAGGCCGACGTGGATCGAAGTGGGGATCTACTAGATTTATTTAGGGCGGAGTATGCGTGACAGGTTGTGATGAacagactgctgctgctgcacggGGAGGCGAGGTGAGCCAGGAGGAACTGGGAGAGCTGTCGATTGGTTTGAGGTATACGATGCCTTACATTTgtaggatcatattctgaaacacttgtgcgctacacctccactacacgggttttcaagggtatttttttcatggttctagtcacggattaacacgatttctacattataaggagaaaaaaaaaacactcttgagaacccagctaattatCTCTTTGGTCTTTGAatacagtcgtggtgagagagtaaagtgtTTCTGAAAACGGGCAGTAGTTCGAAGTAACTTGTTAATACTCTTACTGTTACGATCCTCCTCCGTTGAtattcagacaaaaaaaaaaaaaaaaaaaaaatgcattgacaaacaaaaaagaagagagaataggaagttaGTTTCGAGTTTTCTAAGCTACAGAACAACTAAAGAGTGTAGTACCAAAGTGTAGGTGATTATGGAAAAGCACTGTCAAACAGTGAAAGAGCTGATGTCGAGCTGACTTAATGGTACGCGAAGATCGCATATCTCTGTTAACGCCATTgcttaaaaaatgaaaaaaaaaaaaaaaaaattataatgaataaacaaatagataagaataagtaaacaaacggATAAATAAGTAAGCAGATAGATAAATCACTAAACAAATAGAtacagataaatggatagacataaataaataaatagatacattaaataaaataaatataaaacccTATGTTCATATACTGAGGCATGTTAGCATTATGAACCTGACTAACATTCTCCTTAATCTGTGGCGCGAAATGTGAGAGAgcttaaacaaaaaataaagaaacagaaaaaaaagttaaataaaaaaaataataaatcccGGAGCCACATACATAATCCAGATCCGCTTCTAAATCCGATAAGCCCCTGCTTATCACGAGGCCCAGTCATCTAAAACGTTGTTCTGAAATTACTGACAACTTTTACCTAACTtagagacaaacagaaacaaacagaacaaacgAGCGAAAACATACGTAgcagaggaagtgtgtgtgtgtatatatatatatatatatatatatatatactcgtatatatatatactcgtatatatatatatatatatatatatatatatattctttgtaTTTCAACTTTTACAGCCGTATTACTTTCAACAGCGTGCCTGATCTGTGCACTACTGTAGACCGTCTCCTTGTACAGTATGCAGTAAGTAAACTTCCACTCCTCAAGTCTTCTACGTACGACACCAAGCGGAGactttttcttcacctcttttaCCTTACGAGCCTTTTACAGTTCATACTCTTCCAAAGGCCGTTCCTGTATTCATCTTTATGCTTTTCTATCTAAAGTACTTTAAAtatcatcatcacacacacacacacacacacacacacacacacacacacacacacacacacacacacacacacacacacacacacacacacacacacacacacacacacacacacacacacacacacacacacacacacacacacacacacacacacacacacacacacacacacacacacacacacacacacacacacacacacacacacacacacacacacacacacacacacacacacacacacacacacacacacactcactcactcactcactcactcactcactcactcactcactcactcactcactcactcactcactcactcactcactcactcactcactcactcactcactcactcactcactcactcactcactcctctctcactctctctctctctctctctctctctctctctctctctctctctctctctctctctctctctctctctttctctctctggcatcTTCCTAGAACAtcctccaccatcatcatcaccaggaaCACAGCGTCTGCCTCCTCTTCAGTACCGGTTCTAATtacgtttcagagagagagagagagagagagagagagagagagagagagagagagagagagagagagagaaaggcatgaaGGCGAAGAAGAGAATGATCCCAGATTCATAACTTTAATTAATACTATATAACCTCGTTTgcaattctcttttctttcagctAACCAAGAGAATACAGCATTACCCCACCATCACAGGAccagcttcacacacacacacacacacacacacacacacacacacacacacacacacacacaagggccgAGTACATCAAAAGGCTGCCTTGTTTTCTAAATTTTGTTCGTGATAAAACTCTTGGCATAGGATTAATGCATGTTAAGTGGACGGCGAGGGGTTGGGGGAGGGCGGgtgtggagatgagtggagtgagagaggcgggctacacacacacacacacacacacacacacacacacacacacacgcagcgcCTCTTCACATGTGTCACCCAAAATCCGGGGCGCAAACAGAATCCTGACATATATCTCCTATAACTCATTTTGTAATTACCCGAAAGACTGGGAACGATCTGTACTGCCCCTCACGAATAGGAATGAGCGTGTACGTCACTTCTCATACTGTGAGGGGGCTAATTTGGGCCCGAATGATACCTCGGGGAGCCATCAACAAGTCCTGGCGAGATTGGACGTCCCTGCACCGAAGCCTACCTCAATAGCCTCTCCTATATTATCCATCGTTATCTCTTCATATTCCGCGTGTCCCGTTACTCCTGGTTGCTCGGGAAGAAACGCTCCATTATATCGAGTGCGTGACGATACTGTTCCTGCAGCGAGAAGAGTCTCCTGGAGGACAAGTACAAGGAACTGTGATGCCAGTAACTGTTATTcaagtaattatttatttttttgggtaaGATATGGAAGGCACATGCGGTACTGCAGTGTGTCAGGTTTTTGCCTTTTGCGGTAGATACTCTCAGTGATCCAAGAGTTCCTGCGTCTGTTTATGGCCGCTGTGCATGTCAGTAATAGTTTGGAAGGtgtcaaagagaaagagagaaaaaaaaagtgagccgTACGATTCATATGAACAAGATATCAAACAATACCTGCTTCGTCTCTGTCTTCAAAGGAAAGTTTCTGTGTTAATAAAGGAAATTATCTTGGAACCTTTACACAGTAGCAGTGAAGAAGCTCTGGACCTGATGAGTTCGACACATTTGACAAAGTGTAAGCATCACGCACCGACGCTTGTGAATTTATGATGAGGCTCATGAAAACACTAATTTCTATTCAGAGATAAAGCCAAATCTGCAAGCTTGACTGTGGAATACAATGGCCACTTCATTACACATGCTGACTCTTGCTGGGTTGGAAGAGTGAGAACAGACACACAGCTCACAGTCCCTTCAGCCCTTACTTTCCCGGAGAAGAACTCAAAGCTTTAAGTATGTCATCACAAGTTACTTTTCAGACATGAGTGAACGTATACATACATTAATTTTCGAGAGCACTCATAACATTATTACAAGGGATTTCTTTAAAGAGAGCTTCACTTTTCACGATTGGCTGAGCAGCTGCAGGATGCACGTGAGAAGAGAGTCTGTTgaggaaacaaagcaacaaggAACAAGCCTTGTCTGCCTCGTCTGACCCTTGGAATATAAAAACACTTGCATGACCTGCACCTCGCAGCAAGACTGCACGTGCAGCATCATCATGCACTCTCCAGCAAGACCAGAGTGTCGGTCAGCTCGCACCAGTGCACCAGCACTACATCACCACTATACCGtcactacaccaccactacagcaccacaacaacacTACAGACATGAGGAGTGCTGCATGAGTCCTCTACTGCAGCGAGGCGCGATCGTCATTTGACAGGTTAAAGATAACCTTAGATTTTCATATTCCATCTGTTATAATTACTCCTTACAGTGACGCGCACAGTTATATGCAAAATAGTGTCTGTACATCAAAGCGAAGCTGAATTTAAATTTTTGTAGAAGGCAAATGTTTCAAAGAAGAATGTGATTGAGACTCTAGGGCGCCAAGAAGGGAAGCTTAGTTTTTGGTTATTGAGAACACTGAgcataattttgtgtttttaagcaatAATGAGTTTGATAAAAGCCCCATAATTtctgatgtaaacaaatatcTATAAGCAGGCGcttgtatacaaaaaaaaaaaaaaatacacacatttatggttttatttatctttttcagattcagagagagagagagagagagagagagagagagagagagagagagagagagagagagagagagagagagagagagcgctcagAGCCCAGATGTCAAGAACATGACCTGACGGGTGGCGATCCTCGTACTACACGCCTTCACGCTCGTCGCCTTAACATTGCCTCAGACACGTGTTTCGGCGGTGCGCCATGCCGTCTTTCACGACCACTCCACAAAGCAACAACAGACGTGGCTACACCAGGATAGCATTAGTGAGATCATCGAGTTGTTATACTTTGTACGTAAATTTGAGTGAAGGTCAAATTGAAAGTATACTGTAAATTGCGCTTGGCTACTGCACTCCTTTTAGTCTCCTTAACCTTCAGATCAGCAGTAACAGTCACACCCAAGCGTGAAGGTCCGGACAGACTCTAACATCCAGAATATTGTATTTTGCCAGTCAAATAGAGATTTCACAGACCGTCATTCACGCGTCAAGACGGAACGAACAACTGGGCTGCAATACGTATTCACGCCATGAATGAAACTCAAGCCCGAGAACTCGCATTGAGCCACTAACTGCTGCATGACAAAGGTGTGATCATAATAGTGTGCATCATAATATACATATACAGGCGTCTGATAGCGCAGATgtattttttctcactgtgATGCAGTTACACGTACATAAACATAACAGTATTACCTTCCGTTAGCGGTGAGGCGCCTCGCTCACCCTGGTGCtgcatcttgttgttgttgttcgtgttggTGTTCTAATTTTCCTcaatgatgctgctgctgctgctgttgttgttctaattttcctcgatgctgctgctgctgctgttgttgttgttgttctaattttcctcgatgctgctgctgctgttgttgttgttgttctaattttcctcgatgctgctgctgctgctgttgttgttgttctaattttcctcgatgctgctgctgctgctgttgttgttgttgtaattttcctcgatgttgctgctgctgttgttgttgttgttctaattttccttgatgctgctgctgctgctgctgatgctgttgctgctgttgttgttgttctaattttcctcgatgttgctgctgctgttgttgttgttgttctaattttcctcgatgctgctgctgctgctgctgctgatgctgctgctgctgctgttgttgttctaattttcctcgatgctgctgctgttgttgttgttgttctaattttcctcgatgctgctgctgctgctgctgttgttgttctaattttcctcgatgctgctgctgctgctgctgctgttgctgctgctgttgttgttgttgttctaattttcctcgatgctgctgctgctgctgttgttctaaTTTTCctcgatgctgctgctgttgttgttgttctaattttcctcgatgctgctgctgttgttgttgttgttgttgttgttgttgttgttgttgttgttgttgttgttgttgttgttctaattTTCCTcgatgctgctgctcctgttcttgttgttgttctaattttcctcgatgctgctgttgctgttgttgttgttgttcttgttctaattTTCCTCGATATTGcggctgctgttgttgttgttgttgttgttctaattttcctcgatgctgctgctgctgctgctgctgttgttctaaTTTTCCTcgatgctactgctgctgctgctgttgttgttctaattttcctcgatactgctgctgctgctgctgttgttgttctaatTTTCCTCgatgctcctgctgctgctgctgctgctgttctaaTTTTCctcgatgctgctgctgctgctgctgccgttgtTCTAATTTTCctcgatgctgctgctgctgttgttgttctaatTTTCCTcgaagctgctgctgctgctgctgctgctgctgttgttcttctaatttttctcgatgctgctgctgctgttcttattgttgttgatgttgttactgttgttttgttgtcgttgctgttctaattgttgttgttgtcgttgctgttctaattgttgttgttgtcgttgctgttctaattgttgttgttgtttttgttcttgttgtttttgttgatgtttttgttgtttttgttgatgtttttgttgttgttgttgttgatgttgttgtttttgttgatgtttttgttgttgtttttgttgatgttgtttttgttgttgtttttgttgttgttgtttttgttgttgtttttgttgatgttgtttttgttgatgttgatgttgttgtttttgttgatgttgttgttgctgttgtttttgttgttttttgttgatgttcttgttgatgttgttgatgttattgtttttgttgatgttgttgatgttcttgtttttgttgatgttgttgttgtttttgttgttgttgttgttgctgttgtttttgttgttttttgttgatgttgttcttgttgatgttgttgatgttcttgtttttgttgatgttgttgatgttcttgtttttgttgatgttgtttttgttgttgtttttgttgatgttgttgttggtgttgtttttgttgatgttgttgttgctgttgtttttgttgttttttgttgatgttgttgttgttgttgttgtttttgttgatgttgttgttgttgttgttgtttttgttgatgttgatgttgttgttgttgttttttgttgatgttgatgttgttgttgttgtttttgttgatgttgttgttgttgtttttgttgatgttgttgttgttgttgtttttgttgatgttgttgttgtttttgttgatgttgttgttgttgttgtttttgttgatgttgttgttgttgttgtttttgttgatgttgttgttgttgttgtttttgttgatgttgttgttgttgctgtttttgttgttgttgttgttgttgctgttgttgttgtttttgttgatgttgttgttgttgttcttgtttttgttgatgttgttgttcttgttgatgttgttgttgttgttcttgttttttgttgatgttgttgttgttgttcttgttttttgttgatgttgttgttgtttttgtttttgctgatgttgttattgttcttgtttttgttgatgttgttattgttcttgtttttgttgatgttgttgtttttctcgttcttgtttttgttgatgttgttgtttttctcgttcttgtttttgttgatgttgttgttgttcttgtttttgttgatgttgttgttgttctcgttcttgtttttgttgatgttgttgttgttctcgttcttgtttttgttgatgttgttgttgttcttgtttttgttgatgttgttgttgttctcgttcttgtttttgttgatgttgttgttctcgttcttgtttttgttgatgttgttgttgttctcgttcttgtttttgttgatgttgttgttgttctcgttcttgtttttgttgatgttgttgttgttgttgtttttgttaatgttgttgttgttgtttttgttgatgttgttgttgttgtttttgttgatattgttgttgttgtttttgctgatgttgttgttgttcttgtttttgctgatgttgttgttgttcttgtttttgctgatgttgttgttgttcttgtttttgctgatgttgttgttgttcttgtttttgctgatgttgttgttgttcttgtttttgctgatgttgttgttgttcttgtttttgctgatgttgttcttgtttttgctgatgttgttgttgttcttgtttttgttgatgttgttattgttcttgtttttgttgatgttgttattgttcttgtttttgttgatgttgttgttgttcttgtttttgttgatgttgttgttgttctcgttcttgtttttgttgatgttgttgttgttcttgtttttgttgatgttgttgttgttctcgttcttgtttttgttgatgttgttgttgttcttgtttttgttgatgttgttgttgttcttgttgatgttgttgttcttgtttttgttgatgttgttgttgttctttttgttgatgttgttgttctttttgttgatgttgttgttgttctttttgttgatgttgttgttctttttgttgatgttgttgttgttgttcttgtttttgttgatgttgttgttgttgtttttgtttttgttgattttcttgtttttgttgatgttgttgttgttcttgtttttgttgttgttgttgttgttgttgttgttgttgttgttgttgtttctgctgctgctgctgctgctgctattcttactgtcgttgatgttgttgtttcttttgctgctgctgctgctgttgatgttcTTActgtcgttgatgttgttgatgttgttgttgttgttattattgttgttgctgtttgtttttattgttgctgctgctgtttttgctgttgttgttcttcctgcaattgatgtttttttgcactatacctgctgctgctccctgtACGGTTGGCCGTGAGGCACGATGAACAACCACACAGGGACGAAGGGACTCTGCTGTAATAGTGCCATTTGAAGATCATGGGGCATCACCGCAGTAGCCAGGTGTCCAACTGGCAACTGCTCCATTAAAGCGATCTGAAGTCTGCTCCTCTCACTCCTATAATGCCTATCAACCACACTGCAGATGCATGGATGTGTCGCACGCTCCCCAAAAGGCGGTGCTAGTCATCGCTACGTGTCTGCAGGAAACAACTCGAGTGGAAGATGCAGTGAGATGGTCACTAATCTGGCTGCTGCACCAAGCTGATGGATCCTGTCAGGCGTAGTTTGGAATGGGAAT
This window of the Scylla paramamosain isolate STU-SP2022 chromosome 1, ASM3559412v1, whole genome shotgun sequence genome carries:
- the LOC135104214 gene encoding bromodomain-containing protein DDB_G0280777-like gives rise to the protein TSTKNKNNNNNINKNNNINKNKNNNNNINKNNNNSNNNNNNKNSNNNNINKNNNNNNINKNNNNNNINKNNNNNNINKNNNNINKNNNNNNINKNNNNNINKNNNNNNNNNNNNINKNNNNNNNNINKNNTNNNINKNNNKNNINKNKNINNINKNKNNKNNSNNNNNKNNNNINKNKNINNINKNNNINNINKNINKKQQKQQQQQHQQKQQHQHQQKQHQQKQQQKQQQQKQQQKQHQQKQQQKHQQKQQHQQQQQQKHQQKQQKHQQKQQEQKQQQQLEQQRQQQQLEQQRQQQQLEQQRQQNNRKLEQQQEQEQQHRGKLEQQQQQQQQQQQQQQQQQQQQQQHRGKLEQQQQQQHRGKLEQQQQQQHRGKLEQQQQQQQQQQQQQQQHRGKLEQQQQQQQQHRGKLEQQQQQQQHRGKLEQQQQQQQHQQQQQQQHRGKLEQQQQQQQQHRGKLEQQQQQQQHQQQQQQHQGKLEQQQQQQQQHRGKLQQQQQQQQQHRGKLEQQQQQQQQHRGKLEQQQQQQQQHRGKLEQQQQQQQQQHRGKLEQQQQQQQHH
- the LOC135104836 gene encoding putative uncharacterized protein DDB_G0289263, with product MERTIPDGSHYRHLGQCVAGDSSLHPPDESIPRNHSGRPPPGLHSHSKLRLTGSISLVQQPDYVVDRHYRSERSRLQIALMEQLPVGHLATAVMPHDLQMALLQQSPFVPVWLFIVPHGQPYREQQQNNNINKNKNNNNNINKKNNNINKKNNNNINKKNNNINKKNNNNINKNKNNNINKNNNNINKNKNNNNINKNKNENNNNINKNKNNNNINKNKNENNNNINKNKNNNNINKNKNNNNINKNKNNNNINKNKNNNNKNNNNISKNKNNNNISKNKNNNNISKNKNNNNISKNKNNNNISKNNNNNINKNNNNNINKNNNNNINKNNNNNNINKNKNENNNNINKNKNENNNNINKNKNENNNINKNKNENNNNINKNKNNNNINKNKNENNNNINKNKNENNNNINKNKNNNNINKNKNEKNNNINKNKNE